From Novosphingobium decolorationis, one genomic window encodes:
- a CDS encoding response regulator, with the protein MAFARALDSRPLLYTLLAALLLLTAIVDSTFPLGMAFWVIYLIPTTLAFLSPHRIVPAVVAVLACVLIVVGFVLAPENSSDDFALVNRTLACITNLLIGGMGVAFIAMRNATRFEQHLRQAETDLARALQGNLSLEDLGTRVLNFLGNTFGATAGLLYVNDDGIYRRTASYAVPENAAVPAVIERGDGLLGETINHGKARAITRIPEGYIAFGSALGQARPDRLVIGASTIDGRVNGLIEVAFLDEPGTLAHEVPDFLERISGILGVALRAAKYRARLEHLLSETQQQAEEMQNQSEELRATNDELEAQTKLLQSSQEQLEAQQADLERSNAQLEEQTASLEAQRDELTRAQTRMRAQAEELEQASRYKSEFLANMSHELRTPLNSLLIMARLLADNRGGNLNEEQVRYAQTIETSGNDLLTLINDVLDISKIEAGRIDLEARELPVEVLLAKLRDSFASAAADKRLALRITQSDDAPRNFETDPLRFEQIIKNFLSNAIKFTEKGEVALEVTKAPGDALAFTVRDTGPGIPEDQREAIFEAFRQADGGIARKYGGTGLGLSISRELASLLGGAITLESTQGEGSAFTLTVPRTFQPSETGPASRPASSTSEERSARSGSIGSAPHLPAASTTPFVPDDRENLTGDSRTILIVEDDPAFARILLDIAHETGFQCLVAGTADEGALLARQYLPQAVILDMHLPDHTGLSVLDRIKRDTRTRHIPVHIVSADHDDHDALASGAVGYLFKPVARETLVTMLEGLEARMAQRLRRVLVVEDDSTQADAIHQLLASRDVETVTVQSAAGCLERLASDTFDCMVLDLNLPDMTGLDLLDRLSHDESVSFPPVIVYTGRDLSSEEEMRLRRYSKSIIIKGAKSPERLLDEVTLFLHQVVSDLPDEKQQLLARSLGRDAALEGRQILVVEDDIRNVYALTSVLEPHGVNVRIARNGLEALSELARAADSDGAPVDLVLMDIMMPEMDGLTCMREIRKQGEWTNLPIIALTAKAMERDHRECLEAGANDYLPKPLDIDKLLSLVRVWMPRR; encoded by the coding sequence ATGGCTTTTGCGCGCGCCCTCGATTCCCGTCCTCTTCTCTACACGCTGCTGGCTGCCCTTCTGCTCCTCACCGCGATCGTCGACAGCACGTTTCCGCTCGGCATGGCGTTCTGGGTCATCTACCTCATTCCGACCACCCTGGCCTTCCTGTCGCCGCACCGGATCGTCCCGGCCGTGGTTGCGGTGCTGGCCTGCGTCCTGATCGTCGTCGGCTTCGTGCTGGCCCCCGAGAACAGCTCGGACGACTTTGCGCTGGTCAACCGCACGCTTGCCTGCATCACCAACCTGCTGATCGGCGGAATGGGCGTCGCCTTCATCGCGATGCGCAACGCCACCCGCTTCGAACAGCATTTGCGCCAGGCTGAGACCGACCTCGCCCGCGCGCTGCAGGGCAACCTCTCGCTGGAGGATCTGGGCACGCGGGTTCTCAACTTCCTGGGCAACACCTTCGGGGCCACAGCGGGCCTGCTCTACGTCAACGACGACGGCATCTACCGCCGTACGGCCAGCTATGCGGTACCCGAGAATGCGGCGGTCCCCGCCGTCATCGAACGCGGCGACGGCCTGCTAGGCGAGACGATCAACCACGGGAAAGCGCGCGCCATCACCCGTATCCCCGAGGGCTACATCGCGTTCGGTTCGGCGCTGGGCCAGGCCCGCCCGGATCGCCTCGTGATCGGTGCCTCGACCATCGATGGACGGGTCAACGGCCTTATCGAAGTCGCCTTCCTCGACGAACCCGGCACCCTGGCCCATGAAGTGCCCGACTTCCTCGAACGTATTTCCGGCATCTTGGGTGTGGCGCTGCGCGCCGCCAAGTACCGCGCCCGGCTAGAGCACCTGCTTTCCGAGACCCAGCAGCAGGCCGAGGAAATGCAGAACCAGAGCGAGGAGCTGCGCGCCACCAACGACGAACTGGAAGCGCAGACCAAGCTGCTCCAGTCCTCGCAGGAGCAGCTTGAAGCGCAGCAGGCGGACCTGGAACGCTCCAACGCCCAGCTTGAGGAACAGACTGCCTCGCTGGAAGCCCAGCGCGACGAACTGACCCGCGCCCAGACCCGCATGCGCGCCCAGGCCGAGGAACTGGAGCAGGCCAGCCGCTACAAGTCCGAATTCCTCGCCAACATGAGCCATGAGCTGCGCACGCCGCTCAATTCGCTGCTCATCATGGCGCGCCTCCTTGCCGACAATCGCGGCGGCAATCTCAACGAGGAACAGGTCCGCTACGCGCAGACGATCGAGACTTCGGGCAACGACCTGCTCACCCTCATCAACGACGTTCTCGACATCTCCAAGATCGAGGCCGGACGCATCGACCTCGAAGCGCGCGAACTGCCCGTCGAGGTTCTCCTCGCCAAGCTGCGCGACAGCTTCGCGAGCGCCGCGGCCGACAAGCGCCTTGCCCTGCGCATCACCCAGAGCGATGACGCCCCGCGCAATTTCGAGACCGATCCCCTGCGCTTCGAGCAGATCATCAAGAACTTCCTCTCGAACGCGATCAAGTTCACCGAGAAGGGCGAAGTCGCGCTCGAAGTCACCAAGGCGCCGGGTGATGCCCTGGCCTTCACCGTGCGCGACACCGGGCCCGGCATCCCCGAGGACCAGCGTGAGGCGATCTTCGAAGCGTTCCGCCAGGCGGATGGCGGGATTGCCCGCAAGTACGGCGGAACCGGCCTTGGCCTTTCGATCTCGCGCGAACTCGCCAGCCTGCTCGGCGGCGCGATCACGCTGGAAAGCACGCAGGGCGAAGGCAGCGCCTTCACTCTCACCGTGCCCCGGACTTTCCAGCCCAGCGAGACCGGCCCAGCGTCCAGGCCCGCTTCGAGCACGTCCGAAGAGCGCAGCGCGCGCAGTGGATCAATCGGGAGCGCACCCCACCTTCCTGCCGCGTCCACCACGCCATTCGTCCCCGACGACCGGGAGAACCTCACCGGCGATTCGCGCACGATCCTCATCGTCGAGGACGATCCCGCATTTGCCCGCATCCTCCTCGACATCGCGCACGAGACCGGCTTCCAGTGCCTGGTCGCAGGAACCGCCGACGAAGGCGCGCTGCTGGCGCGCCAGTACCTGCCCCAGGCGGTCATCCTCGACATGCATCTGCCCGACCACACCGGCCTCTCGGTGCTCGACCGTATCAAGCGCGATACCCGTACGCGCCATATCCCGGTGCATATCGTCTCAGCAGACCACGATGACCACGACGCCCTCGCGAGCGGGGCCGTCGGCTACCTCTTCAAGCCGGTCGCGCGCGAAACGCTGGTGACCATGCTCGAAGGTCTCGAAGCGCGCATGGCCCAGCGCCTGCGCCGCGTTCTGGTGGTGGAAGACGATTCCACCCAGGCCGACGCCATCCACCAGTTGCTTGCCAGCCGCGATGTCGAGACGGTCACTGTCCAGAGCGCGGCGGGATGCCTGGAGCGCCTCGCCAGCGACACCTTCGACTGCATGGTGCTTGACCTCAACCTGCCCGACATGACCGGCCTCGACCTGCTCGACCGCCTCTCCCACGACGAGAGCGTCTCGTTCCCGCCCGTCATTGTCTACACCGGCCGCGATCTCTCCTCCGAGGAGGAGATGCGCCTGCGCCGCTATTCCAAGTCGATCATCATCAAGGGGGCCAAGAGCCCGGAACGCCTGCTCGACGAGGTCACGCTCTTCCTCCACCAGGTCGTCTCCGACCTTCCGGATGAAAAGCAGCAGCTGCTTGCCCGCTCGCTGGGCCGCGATGCCGCACTGGAGGGCCGCCAGATCCTCGTCGTGGAGGATGACATCCGCAACGTCTACGCGCTGACCTCGGTGCTTGAACCGCATGGTGTCAACGTACGCATCGCGCGCAATGGCCTGGAAGCGCTCTCCGAGCTGGCCCGCGCGGCGGACAGCGACGGTGCGCCGGTCGACCTCGTCCTCATGGACATCATGATGCCCGAAATGGACGGCCTCACCTGCATGCGCGAAATCCGCAAGCAGGGCGAATGGACCAACCTGCCGATCATTGCTCTCACCGCCAAGGCGATGGAACGCGACCACCGCGAGTGCCTGGAAGCGGGCGCCAACGATTACCTGCCCAAACCGCTCGACATCGACAAGCTGCTCAGCCTCGTGCGCGTGTGGATGCCGCGCAGGTAA
- a CDS encoding cysteine hydrolase family protein produces MPFVIVVDTQRDFMAPDGALSVAGADELVAPMQAWLEALDPETTEGVLFTFDTHDPAIYPGSPEAEAFPLHCVRESAGWANMLDPDRIPAQIPAWKLEKGVFDMWNEAGLTLTSARSDARPTQPIARDAFFADLARRGVRDVNVIGVAADYCVLWAVQGLLERGFTVHVPQALTKGIDRQIDEVLVSDLAGKPVHLEKA; encoded by the coding sequence ATGCCGTTCGTGATTGTCGTGGATACGCAGCGAGATTTCATGGCGCCCGATGGTGCGCTCAGCGTGGCGGGTGCGGACGAACTCGTCGCGCCGATGCAGGCCTGGCTCGAGGCGCTCGATCCTGAGACGACCGAGGGCGTTCTCTTCACCTTCGACACTCACGACCCGGCGATCTATCCTGGATCGCCCGAGGCCGAGGCTTTTCCCCTTCACTGCGTGCGCGAAAGCGCAGGCTGGGCAAACATGCTCGATCCCGACCGGATTCCTGCGCAAATCCCGGCCTGGAAACTGGAAAAAGGCGTCTTCGACATGTGGAACGAAGCTGGTCTCACGCTCACCAGCGCGCGCAGCGACGCCAGGCCCACACAGCCCATCGCACGCGATGCGTTCTTTGCAGACCTGGCCAGGCGCGGGGTTCGCGATGTGAACGTCATCGGCGTTGCGGCCGACTACTGCGTGCTATGGGCTGTCCAGGGGCTGCTCGAACGTGGTTTTACCGTCCATGTACCGCAAGCGCTGACCAAGGGCATAGACCGCCAGATCGACGAAGTGCTCGTCAGCGATCTTGCCGGAAAGCCCGTCCATCTTGAGAAGGCCTGA
- a CDS encoding CheR family methyltransferase, producing the protein MMNMRSEDTLEDIELDLLIEAIWRRYQYDFRDYSRTSVLRRLQRAQAHFGHANLSGLLDQILHEPECLPELIGFLTIQVSDMFRDPDYFRTIREKVVPHLRTWPSIKVWIAGCANGEEFYSLAILFREEGLEDRTLFYCTDINTAALERAKAGIFEIDRLPGFSRNYREAGGKGSLSDYYTANYGVARFAPTLRSRVVFADHNLASDAVFSEVHFVSSRNVLIYFDRALQDRALGLFARSLPPGGFLGLGSKETVLFSPERENFADFAPDEKVWRRRAHSSQEAVYAE; encoded by the coding sequence ATGATGAACATGCGCAGCGAGGACACCCTGGAGGACATCGAACTCGATCTCCTGATCGAGGCGATCTGGCGCCGCTACCAGTATGATTTCCGCGATTATTCGCGCACTTCGGTGCTGCGCCGCCTCCAGCGCGCGCAGGCCCATTTCGGCCATGCCAACCTCTCCGGCCTGCTCGACCAGATCCTGCACGAGCCTGAATGCCTGCCCGAACTCATCGGCTTCCTGACCATCCAGGTCAGCGACATGTTCCGCGACCCGGACTACTTCCGCACGATCCGCGAGAAGGTGGTGCCCCACCTGCGCACCTGGCCCTCGATCAAGGTGTGGATCGCAGGCTGCGCGAATGGTGAGGAGTTCTACTCGCTCGCGATCCTCTTTCGCGAAGAGGGGCTGGAAGACCGCACCTTGTTCTACTGCACCGACATCAACACCGCCGCGCTGGAACGGGCCAAGGCCGGGATCTTCGAGATCGACCGCCTGCCCGGCTTCTCGCGCAACTACCGCGAGGCGGGCGGCAAGGGCTCGCTCTCGGACTACTACACCGCCAACTACGGCGTTGCCCGCTTCGCCCCCACCTTGCGCAGCCGGGTGGTCTTTGCCGACCACAACCTGGCCAGTGACGCGGTCTTCTCGGAGGTCCATTTCGTGTCGAGCCGCAATGTCCTGATCTACTTCGACCGGGCTCTCCAGGACCGCGCGCTCGGCCTGTTCGCCCGCTCGCTCCCGCCTGGCGGCTTCCTCGGCCTGGGATCCAAGGAAACCGTACTTTTCTCCCCCGAGCGCGAGAATTTTGCCGACTTCGCACCCGATGAAAAGGTGTGGCGGCGCCGTGCCCATTCCAGTCAGGAGGCCGTTTATGCCGAATGA
- a CDS encoding response regulator produces the protein MPNEPIKILAVDDIQENLVALEAALDQPGVELVTASSGLDALEYLLKDDFALALLDVQMPGMDGFELAELMRGTERTRGIPIIFLTAVATDERRKFRGFEAGAVDYLLKPLDITILNSKVAVFVELARQRREIANQRDELGAALGRLRAYGDNSLLATLEVDADLRILNWFKGAERTIGYHAQDMIGLRLQDAPFFLDEERASVQDAIRELLDSEGRRAVQDHRFRRADGARREGEWYASALPRSSGSHGSIMLSMIDVTERRRAERTQRLLIGELNHRVKNTLATVQAISSQGFRHARSPQDFQEAFTGRIQALSRAHSLLSATTWDSASLRHLVADQVAIGAIGEDRLRLSGPDIDLPPELALRFSLILHELATNAHKYGALSNETGTVSLSWTREGEWISLRWQEAGGPPVVKPERRGFGSSLIEGSLASDGARIHADYAPEGVRWDLMVPLVTGSECAACDEPETAALADLPASDTKACAPVQELAPAPPEPLPISEPQSEPAQAIPLPSLDNLRILIVEDEPLVAMELAMEIEDNGGIAIGPASSCEQAIGIIEQAHPDLALLDGNLNGERIDPVADALAAQDTPFAFVSGYDRQHLPANHGHRPMLAKPFLGREVHAVIAELAHEIRNTAG, from the coding sequence ATGCCGAATGAGCCGATCAAGATTCTGGCCGTGGACGACATCCAGGAAAACCTGGTGGCGCTGGAGGCTGCACTCGACCAGCCCGGAGTCGAGCTGGTCACGGCAAGCTCGGGGCTCGATGCTCTGGAGTACCTGCTCAAGGACGACTTCGCGCTGGCGCTCCTCGACGTGCAGATGCCCGGAATGGACGGCTTCGAACTCGCCGAGCTGATGCGCGGGACCGAGCGTACACGCGGCATCCCGATCATCTTCCTCACCGCCGTCGCCACCGACGAGCGCCGCAAGTTCCGCGGCTTCGAGGCGGGCGCGGTCGACTATCTGCTCAAGCCGCTCGATATCACGATCCTCAATTCCAAGGTCGCGGTCTTCGTCGAGCTGGCCCGCCAGCGCCGCGAGATCGCCAACCAGCGCGACGAACTGGGCGCCGCACTCGGGCGGCTGCGGGCCTATGGCGACAATTCACTGCTCGCCACGCTGGAAGTCGATGCGGACCTGCGCATCCTCAACTGGTTCAAGGGCGCCGAGCGCACCATCGGCTACCACGCCCAGGACATGATCGGCCTGCGCCTGCAGGATGCGCCCTTCTTCCTCGACGAGGAGCGTGCCTCGGTCCAGGACGCGATCCGCGAGCTTCTCGACAGCGAGGGTCGCCGCGCCGTCCAGGATCACCGTTTCCGGCGCGCCGATGGCGCCCGTCGCGAGGGCGAATGGTACGCCAGCGCCCTGCCGCGCAGCAGCGGCTCGCACGGCAGCATCATGCTCTCGATGATCGACGTCACCGAACGACGCCGGGCCGAACGCACCCAGCGCCTGCTCATCGGCGAGCTGAACCACCGGGTGAAGAACACCCTTGCAACCGTACAGGCCATCTCCTCACAGGGTTTTCGCCACGCCCGTTCGCCCCAGGACTTCCAGGAAGCCTTCACCGGACGCATCCAGGCGCTCTCGCGCGCGCATTCGCTGCTGAGCGCGACGACCTGGGACAGCGCCAGCCTGCGCCATCTCGTCGCGGACCAGGTCGCCATCGGCGCCATCGGCGAGGATCGCCTGCGCCTTTCCGGACCCGACATCGACCTGCCTCCCGAACTGGCGCTGCGCTTCTCGCTGATCCTGCACGAACTGGCGACCAACGCGCACAAGTACGGCGCCCTTTCCAACGAGACCGGCACCGTCAGCCTCAGCTGGACCCGCGAGGGCGAATGGATTTCGCTACGCTGGCAGGAAGCGGGTGGTCCGCCCGTGGTCAAGCCCGAACGACGCGGCTTCGGCTCCAGCCTGATCGAAGGCAGTCTCGCGTCGGACGGCGCGCGGATCCATGCCGACTATGCTCCCGAAGGCGTGCGCTGGGATCTCATGGTTCCGCTCGTCACCGGCTCGGAGTGCGCTGCGTGCGACGAACCCGAAACCGCGGCTCTTGCCGATCTGCCAGCATCCGACACCAAGGCGTGCGCGCCCGTGCAAGAGCTCGCCCCCGCGCCGCCAGAGCCGCTGCCTATTTCCGAACCGCAAAGCGAACCCGCCCAGGCCATTCCCCTGCCCTCGCTCGACAATCTGCGCATCCTCATCGTCGAGGACGAACCGCTCGTGGCCATGGAACTGGCCATGGAGATCGAGGACAACGGTGGCATCGCGATCGGCCCTGCCTCCTCGTGCGAGCAGGCCATCGGCATCATCGAACAGGCCCATCCCGATCTTGCGCTTCTCGACGGCAATCTCAACGGAGAGCGGATCGACCCGGTGGCCGATGCCCTCGCGGCACAGGACACGCCCTTCGCCTTCGTGAGCGGCTACGACCGGCAGCACCTTCCCGCGAACCACGGCCATCGCCCGATGCTCGCCAAGCCCTTCCTCGGGCGCGAGGTCCATGCCGTGATCGCCGAACTCGCGCACGAGATACGCAACACCGCGGGGTAG
- a CDS encoding NUDIX hydrolase has translation MAGEDPDAYARLSVCVDIVLMGVRKGAPCALLLRRDAAPFAGHAALPGGFVGAQEALEDAARRVLCNKAGLLDVQCEQLYTFGEVARDPRRRIVTVAWLALLAPAALEAALEANPELLCATLAVPDGDGSDDIAVLDPTGARLLLAFDHEQILALALERLRGKLDYTAVGFDLLPSFFTLRQLQDVHEAIRGTTLNKPAFRRRMIDKGWIAPTGTRETGTSHRPAELYRFRGLS, from the coding sequence TTGGCGGGAGAGGATCCAGACGCCTACGCGCGCCTGTCCGTCTGCGTGGATATCGTGCTCATGGGCGTGCGCAAGGGCGCCCCATGCGCCTTGCTGCTACGGCGCGATGCAGCGCCCTTTGCAGGGCACGCTGCTCTTCCGGGCGGTTTTGTGGGCGCGCAGGAGGCGCTCGAGGACGCAGCCCGGCGTGTGCTTTGCAACAAGGCCGGGCTCCTCGATGTGCAGTGCGAGCAGCTCTATACTTTTGGCGAGGTCGCGCGCGATCCGCGACGGCGCATCGTGACTGTGGCCTGGCTGGCGCTTCTGGCTCCCGCGGCTCTTGAAGCCGCACTGGAGGCCAATCCTGAACTGCTCTGCGCCACGCTGGCCGTGCCGGATGGTGATGGTTCGGACGACATCGCCGTGCTGGACCCTACCGGAGCGCGGCTCCTTCTTGCGTTCGATCACGAGCAGATCCTGGCCCTTGCGCTGGAGCGTCTGCGCGGCAAGCTCGATTATACCGCCGTCGGCTTCGATCTCCTGCCTTCGTTCTTCACCCTGCGCCAGCTTCAGGACGTGCACGAGGCGATCCGGGGAACCACGCTCAACAAGCCCGCATTCCGGCGGCGCATGATCGACAAGGGTTGGATTGCGCCGACCGGCACGCGCGAAACCGGTACGTCCCATCGTCCCGCCGAGCTCTATCGTTTCCGGGGGCTGAGCTGA